The Anastrepha ludens isolate Willacy chromosome 2, idAnaLude1.1, whole genome shotgun sequence DNA window aaacttggttgagATGTTAGATGAAAACTATAAATCCCCGGAGGGTGCGGGTTCTAgttttatatatgtgtatgattatactgaatatacctaaatttaaattttgtaaaaattaaaataaaaattttaattaggctatgatgatgttccaccgaacaagtggaccgaaaaaaagaaaaaaaggagctgCTGTATCGTGAGCTGCGTGCCTAAGGATAAAGTTATACTTTTTGCGTTTCCTAGGGACGAAGAGACCCGTAAGAATTGGGCcttggcttgcaacgtgcaagtgtcaagcactgacagggtttttcTTTGCCAACGCCATTTTGAACCCACATTGGTTGCAAAATATAAACTCTTGAAAGGGGCTTTTCCTTGCTTCAATTTAGAGCCAGTAAATAGAAGTCGCTCGCCTAGTGctggctctgattgggtttgcccgcccgtCACTGCAACTTATAGTAAGGTAGTTAAGGaagtagaagaagatttaactctGGAAGAGTTTGAGAAATATTCGATATTAGAGGAAAACAGGCAGGCTAGTTATAGTAATCAGATCTGCGTGGACTTAGAAACCACAACCACTCGCGAACGGTTTGCTCAGTCTGCTCGCTATTATCAGAGCAACgcgatcaaattaaataaacgtattgaggagcttgaaaaagaaaataatgacctaaaaaataaatattctgagtTGTTGAAACGTGCAATAATTGCGGAAGAAAGTTGTAGCAGCGATGCtttaacttttgcaaaaatgatcGTCAGTACCAAAAAAGGTTGGTATAATGAGGACGAAAAGGCATTGGCACAAAATTTGAACTATATGTCCACTAAAGCATATTCttttatgcgtgacgatctaggtttttgtttaccacacaaatcatctcttttgcgttggcgccccatcaggtatgttgttccaggtttcgatgccaatgtcgttaacaatttaagcaaaattgctagcaaaatgtccggcacagaacgcatatgcattttattatttgatgaaatgAGCATCAAGCCGGATCTTACTTATAATAAAAGTAGGGATATAATTGATGGGTTTGTGGACCATGGGGAAGGCCAACGTCAAAGCAGAATAGGGAACAAATGTAGTGTTTTTATGGTTAAAGGGTTGTGCTCTAAGTGGAAGTATGTATTTTCCtactatatttccaaaaatggttttaatggtACAGAGTTACATCAAATTGTGATGAGTAACATTTCCGCAATTACGAAAATTGGACTGAATATA harbors:
- the LOC128869507 gene encoding uncharacterized protein LOC128869507 codes for the protein MPKASKCRVRECYSEQNVRSFAFPKNRELLNLWKENLRISPSMQMPMHNSFVCIKHFEEDAVGPKYLKNGAVPTLNLGYDDVPPNKWTEKKKKRSCCIVSCVPKDKVILFAFPRDEETRKNWALACNVQVSSTDRVFLCQRHFEPTLVAKYKLLKGAFPCFNLEPVNRSRSPSAGSDWVCPPVTATYSKVVKEVEEDLTLEEFEKYSILEENRQASYSNQICVDLETTTTRERFAQSARYYQSNAIKLNKLVETCNNCGRKL